In Rhodamnia argentea isolate NSW1041297 chromosome 4, ASM2092103v1, whole genome shotgun sequence, the following proteins share a genomic window:
- the LOC115753743 gene encoding 60S ribosomal protein L15-1-like produces MGAYQYVSELWRKKPSDVMSFLQRVRCWDYRRHPSIVRVTHPARPDKARRLGYKAKQGYVVYRVRVRRGGRKRPVPKGVVYGKPTNQGVTQLKFQRSKRSVAEERAGRKLGGLRVLNSYWLNEDSTYKYFEVILVDAAHQTIRKDPRINWLCNPVHKHRELRGLTSAGKKNRGLRGKGHTHHKARPSRRATWKRNNILSLRRCR; encoded by the exons ATGGg GGCTTACCAGTACGTGTCGGAGCTATGGAGGAAGAAGCCGTCCGATGTGATGAGCTTCTTGCAGAGGGTTAGGTGTTGGGACTACCGTCGACACCCTTCTATCGTGCGGGTCACCCACCCTGCACGCCCTGATAAGGCCCGCCGATTGGGTTACAAGGCCAAGCAG GGTTACGTGGTTTATCGTGTCCGTGTAAGGCGTGGTGGTCGCAAGAGACCTGTTCCCAAGGGTGTAGTGTATGGCAAGCCCACGAATCAGGGTGTTACTCAACTGAAGTTCCAGAGAAGCAAGAGGTCTGTTGCAGAGGAACGTGCCGGCAGAAAGCTGGGAGGCCTTAGGGTTCTGAACTCCTACTGGCTCAATGAG GATTCTACCTACAAATATTTTGAGGTAATTCTGGTTGATGCCGCCCACCAGACCATCCGAAAGGACCCGAGAATCAATTGGCTCTGCAACCCTGTGCACAAACACAGGGAGCTTCGTGGCCTTACCTCTGCTGGAAAGAAGAACAGAGGCCTCCGTGGAAAGGGCCACACGCACCACAAGGCCCGCCCTTCACGCAGGGCAACTTGGAAGAGAAACAACATCCTGTCTCTGCGCCGATGCCGTTGA